From a single Nicotiana tomentosiformis chromosome 2, ASM39032v3, whole genome shotgun sequence genomic region:
- the LOC104094538 gene encoding uncharacterized protein isoform X1, with product MGCAGSSRSKGDGISFSPMVWKGGLRAVTHFIIAKLSKRTYETVKKIRKPKPWKHSEPITRAQLVQMRDEFWDTAPHYGGRKEIWDALRAAAEADVSLAQAFVDSAGIIVQVPDLTICYDERGAKYELPKYVLSEPTNLIGEN from the exons ATGGGTTGTGCCGGATCCTCACGTTCCAAAGGAGATG GTATATCCTTTTCTCCAATGGTATGGAAAGGTGGACTGCGGGCTGTTACCCATTTCATCATAGCAAAGTTGAGTAAAAGAACATATG AAACTGTTAAGAAGATACGAAAACCAAAGCCATGGAAACACTCAGAACCAATAACAAGAGCTCAGCTTGTACAGATGCGTGATGAATTCTGGGACACTGCCCCGCACTATGGGGGTAGAAAAG AGATATGGGATGCGCTACGAGCTGCTGCAGAGGCAGACGTAAGCCTTGCACAAGCGTTCGTGGACAGTGCTGGGATAATTGTGCAAGTCCCTGATTTAACTATCTGCTATGATGAGAGAG GTGCCAAGTATGAGTTGCCCAAATATGTTTTGAGCGAACCAACAAATTTGATTGGTGAAAACTGA
- the LOC104094538 gene encoding uncharacterized protein isoform X2, producing MGCAGSSRSKGDETVKKIRKPKPWKHSEPITRAQLVQMRDEFWDTAPHYGGRKEIWDALRAAAEADVSLAQAFVDSAGIIVQVPDLTICYDERGAKYELPKYVLSEPTNLIGEN from the exons ATGGGTTGTGCCGGATCCTCACGTTCCAAAGGAGATG AAACTGTTAAGAAGATACGAAAACCAAAGCCATGGAAACACTCAGAACCAATAACAAGAGCTCAGCTTGTACAGATGCGTGATGAATTCTGGGACACTGCCCCGCACTATGGGGGTAGAAAAG AGATATGGGATGCGCTACGAGCTGCTGCAGAGGCAGACGTAAGCCTTGCACAAGCGTTCGTGGACAGTGCTGGGATAATTGTGCAAGTCCCTGATTTAACTATCTGCTATGATGAGAGAG GTGCCAAGTATGAGTTGCCCAAATATGTTTTGAGCGAACCAACAAATTTGATTGGTGAAAACTGA